The DNA sequence TCTCCAGGAAATACCTTTCGTTTGTTCATATTTACAGGATTCTTGATGGACAGATGGAGTCATCTCCAAACCAAGAAATGGAGCAGAAAGTTTCTTTTCTAAGCTTGTCTCTGTTGAACTTAAAGGTCCTAGACTTTGCTGACACCTCACAGGGTGGGGCTGTGTCCTGGGATGGATGTGCTGCCATCCAGACCTGGGCTGTTCAGAGCCCCAGTGCTGTTCGTGGTGCTCCCTATGCATCCATGCTTTTCAGGAATAATCTTCTTTAGGACTTTCCCCAGCTGTTTTAATCACAGTTCCATTTGCTGGAAAACAGAGAGAACCTAAGTGTGAATTAACCCTTGGATTTCTGGTCCAACTTTTAACAAAAATAGAATTCCACCAGTCAGATTTCCAAACAGATGACACAGTTTTATGCCCATGTGTCCTctgaatctctcttttttttggcagtactggggactgctcagggcctcatggttgcaaGGCAGGTGCAAACACTATCATTCAAAGTTTGATATCCAATGGAGGCAGGGTGGTGGTCAGCAGAAAAGGGAGCTGAATTCATGGGGTTTTTCAGAGTGGGGAACATGGGAAGGAAAATGTAGTTTCAGTGACTTAAATCTAATAGTAAGTACTGCTCCTTGCTCTACTGTAATTCTAGGGATCCCAGGATTACAAAGGAAATCAGAGATAGGCATATACCTTGATTTGGGGGCAAGGAAGGAGGTATAACTCACTTTTAAACATACAGATGTGCTTATCCAGTATGGAGTGGGGAAAGAGGGTTTCTATTAGTATTTCACTTGGAGAAAAATCCAAGTAGAGTGAAAACAACTatactttaaaagaaaggaaaagtgtcGAGATGACTTCAGGTCCTCTGTCAAAGGGATATCTTCTACACTGCATCTGGAGGCACTTATTAATTGACAGTTAGCGTGTCACCTACTGTCTGTGGCCATTCTGCTTTCAAGGAGCATGAGGGGGGCATTGATGAGAGGTTGTGGGCTCACTTGCTAGTGTTGGCTCTGTTGGGTTCCCAATCCTTGCTTCATTTTAAAGCTGCTCCTCTTCTGCACTAGCCCCTGAAAATTCCAGGTCTCTTGTCCTTGGCCCTTAAACTTGACTCACTGTAGTCCTACATatgcacatttaattttttttcttatgcaaaaattcatttaaaaaattccttcagACATCTGCTGGCTACAGGAACTTATTTTAACTGCCCACTCTACCTAAAGGTCCATATGAGACTTAGGATGATTTTAAAACTTCCGTATTCCCTAGGAGAAAGCAAATAGAGGTTATTATTTTTAGCTTCTTGGTGGGCATAGTATGACCATCCCAGGACAAAGACCTGAGGCCCAAAGGCCACGGTATGAAAGCCTGACTTCGTGCTATTCCTGTGTTATGGTTCTATAGGCCAGCAAAAGCCATTATAACAGCCTCAAGTAAATCAGGCACATATACTGGCCCTAAATGTTCAGCATGATTtataagggaaagagaaaaagttgTCTTTTCAGGCAATACTTTTTATGAACTGAGCCATGTCAGACTACACTCTTTCAGGTCCAAGCAACATCTTTCATCCTTACAGCTTTCAGATGGAATATTCTAGCAGTtcattctttgttcattttacaCAGGATACAAGTGTTCCTGGGTCTAGGCTGCAGAGCACAATATACACAAAGTAAGCCAAGAAGTCAGTCTCCTATAAAGGAGAAAATGCAGATGGCTTGTTACCTATATTAATGTACAGTAGACTCTCAGAGAACttggaaacaaaagaaatggaaagagaaaaagtgtGTGTTGAATACAGACATGTCCATCAGCAAAGGCATCAACTATTTATTCCCAACCAGTTACCTGAACTCTTCCTTCAGTTGCCCTCAGACATGCTTTCAGTATCACATTCTTTTGGTGGCTCTCCTCCTCCGGGCAGCTCACTCTCGATTTCCCACAGGACGTCATCCTCCTCCAAGTTGTTGGAGATGTGACACTTCTTGAATCCTTGGACAATAGATTCACTTGAGATGCTGTTCCATGCAACCATGACCCACTCCAGGAAAAGGCCCAGGGGTGGTTTCTTGGCATTCCCAGTGGGGCTCAGTGCCAGGTTCCCAGCCAGAAGCCAGTTGGAGTACTGGGCTCGCACACTGTCATTCAGTGGCTTGTAGACCACTACGTCCAGCACCTGCAGCTGCGAGGTCAGGCCCCCTGGGATGATCACCATGTCAGTGTTCATGCGTTCCATGGAGCTCTTCACAGAATCAGTGGCATGGCCCCGGAAGCCGTTCAGGATCAGCATCCCCCGCTGCTTGGGCACTGCTCCTGTTCTCCGTTTCCAAACCACTTCCAACCAGTCCTGCATCAGGTCCTCAGTCATCCACCCGTAGCGGTGGCAGCGGATTTCCATCCCGCTGGGGAACTTGCCTGGGGGGATGTACGTTCCCCTCAAAATGATGTACGGAGGTAACTTCCTCCCGTCTGCCAAGACGCCAAGCATCGCCGTGATCTTCACTTTCTCCCTGCCTGGCGTCTTGACCAAGACAGGCTTTTCACCCTGGTTGTCAACAGTTACCCTGGATGGCACCTCTAAGCAGATTGGCGTCTCGTCTGCATTCCCCATCTGTGCCACCTGATAATCATGTGCCCTGCGCAGAGCCAGCACACTCTGCTGGTAAGTGACAAGCTTCTCAGTCAGGTCTTCCGGCAGGTGCGGGGGCACGGGCACTTTGTGCCTCAGAGACAGGTCATACCTTCTCATCATTCTTCGACAccagcccaggcttgccttgaaccctTTTTCTGGAATGTTCATTTCCTGGGCGATTTCGAGGGCTTTCAGCTGCATTGCCTCCCTGGTGATAGGGTCCCCTTTGGCCTGCATATATCTCACATACTCAGCAACACGTTGGTCCACCAGAGCAAACCTGCCATTCTTGGGGCCTCGGAATGCCCGCCGCATGGCATGGGCATTTTGGAGCTGCGGCTTCACTTTGCGCCAGTCTCGAACGTTTTTTTCCAACACTCCAAACTGCTTGGCTGCCTGGCAGTTGTTGGTGCTCTCGGCATACTCCACCACCATCAACTTGAACCCTGCATCGTAACTACGACGCATGCCTCGGCTGAACTGAAACTTCCCAGCTATGTCATCCGCTGAGAGGTCATAGGCTGGGAAGCCCATAGCCATGTAGAAGGGGTACCCCTCACTCCACTCAGGCAGTAGTGTGATGTCCCGAGGCAGATGCAGGCCAAAGTTGTCCAGCTGCTGAGGCTGAGGGATCTGGGAGGAGGTAATCATCGGAGATGCCCAATCTGGAGACTTTATGTCAGAGTCTTCATTTTCTAAGAGACAAACAGGGAGGGGCAAAAGTAAGGCCAGTAAGTAAAAGGGTTTATTCCTGGATTTTTTGGGGTCAAGATGCTTTACCTAAGGCTCACCAAAAGTACAAACTTCAACAATAGGTAATACTGCCTAAGTTCTTATCCATGCGTCGATTTATACCTACTACCACATCTAATTCTCACAGCACCCTTTCTTTGCAGATGAGGAAGAGAAGCTACAGAGGCTATGAGGTGAGTCAAGGATGCCAAGCTAGGAAGTGTCAGAGAACTGAGTACAAGTGCAAGCTTGGACCAAATAATATGGGGGCCAAGTTTGGGTCAAAACAATGTTTATGTGGATGACGCATACAACAGAGATTTGGTTGTATCTTGGGGTTCAATCATAGCCCTTGAACCAAGAAAACCTAGAACAAAAACCACGTCAGCAAAGTTAAGCTTGTAAGGCACAAAGCTGGTTCCTGCACACCAGTGTGCATGCTTGTATTTGGAAGGTAGTCACAGAAATGGAATATGACTTGAGGAAACCACCTTATCTCACCAAAACTAAAATGCCATCAGTTATAAGATACACCATTTATGTGctgtgaaaagaagaaacaaatgccACTAACAATAACTATGACATGCTTACTTGTTTTTAAGAGGCATTCTCAATTTCAGAGTTGTTAAATTAGTAGGGAAAAACATGTtttagaatcaatgaaataaggcATTATATACTCTTATCTATTGAGAAAAGCATATAAAACTATTTTGGCTGTCTAGAAGTTATGCTACATTATTCCAACTGCTACTCTTCTAACCAATTTCCTTGGTAATAGTCTAGGTGATTCTTAGACATGTGTGCTCAAATGTGTACTATAGCTAATACTGCCTTTCCCATCCAGAGTGAAATGGACAGGAAGCCCAGGGGAAGTAACACTAGAAGTGTGCTCCTCTCACTATTCCTTAGTTTACAGAGGCACTTGTGCTGCCAATGTGACCACACTCACCCGGATGGACACTGGACCAAACGCCGTACAAATGTCTTTTTGCTTTGTCCACATACAAGGTCACACAACATGCCTTATTTAAAACCACAAgtaaccaatgaagaaatggaggccCAGAAAGGTGAAGGAAGTTGTCCAAGGTCATATGGTTAGCCCATAATCTTTGTCCCTCACTCCTAAATACCCTACAGAATGTACATGGAAACTGAAAATCAGCTTCAAGATGCTCCTCTCAGGAAGGATGCTAAATTGGGTTACTCATGGTACCTGTAACCGTTCCTCGCAGCTGCCACTCATCAGAATTATGAgactcctcctccccttccaaaCGAGTGATCATGTCTGGTTTAGGGAATGGGAATTCTGTTCATAGGAAATAAAACAGGTAACAGTATTCATTACTGTCCTGGAGCAACACCAGAATAAGTActttaaaatacttaagaaacacCTCCACTCTCCCACCCGCCCAATTGTGAAAGACATGGGGGAAAAGCTTAGTGatacttaaagaaaaatatgatgaaaaacaGGTCTGTCCAAGGGAATTTCTGGATGTCTGCTAATGAGGGCTGGTACTGGCAACAACAAGGAGTTGCATTTAGCAGAGAAGTTGGGGGATGCAGCCACTGGACATTTTGGTACCTGAATGAGCAAACTGGGAAATCCCTGCAAATGGCTATACTCTGAAAAGATTGATGCTGCACTCTTTGGGGGGACATGTCTTGTTTCTGAGGATGACAAGATAAATGATGAGGCCTTCCTACCTAAGGACCAACAACTTATAGGCCCAGATCCATGATGAAATTTCTAAAGATGTACCTGTTTTTTGCTAATGTAAATGCCTGGGTGATTGAGTATAGTTCTAAGAGGCAGCATGAATTGCTGAGTAGAAGGACATATATATCTTGCCcaaatcaaaaacagaaaattaagtgGGCACAGGCatggaggggaaaaagaaagatgtcAGATACACCAGAGAAGAGAAACATGGAAATTGTCTGGGCTCAGAGCTTccaggaaacaaaggaaaacaaagcttTACCCAGGGACAGGACAGTTTCATAATTCATCCTCATGACTTCCCGGTAGAGGGCCTTTTGTTGCTCCGTCAAAACTTCCCACTCCTCATCGGAAAAATATATGGCCACCTCATCAAATAGGGCTGGTACCTGGAACATGAACAGTCCTTTCTCAACAACTAATATGTACATGCAGACAGATATTCAGACCCAATAGGACCTCATGGACAAGTGGGTGCAACCCTCCCTCTCACAGTTCAGAACAGTGCCCTGACCTGAGGGCACTGGGGACAAGATGAGGGCAAGAGCAAGGGCCCTTCTATGCCATCCCCTCAGTTCACAAATACAGTAAAGAAACTCCCTACCAGGCTGGAAGCTCCTGGGCACTGTTCCCTCAAGTGCTACATGAGAACTGCTCATAGCTCACCCCCAACTTGAGGGAGGTAGAAGCCAACTACATCCAGAGAAAATGTCTCCACCAATACGAATATCCAACCTGTGCCCTCCTATCTCTCAAGGACCATCAGCCCAGGGGAAAGAGCTGGGTTTGTAAATTCCAACAGGATTACTGCTTTCCATGGGATCTTTGTGGTTTTCTGGGACACTCCACATTTAAGGGCACTGGGTTAGTGCCCTTAAAACACTAAGATTCTCAAAGGGGAGCCAGCAAGACAAGGGCCCCTACTTGGCCCTTCCAATCCACAAGAACAGTAGGAGAGAAGGGCTAATTAGAGCTTAATTTATGCACTGAGATGCCAGAGTAAAGTCATTTGCTTTGATGCCTAGACCAGGTCTGCAGTGTCCATGTATAGAGAAGCCTGCTCCCTGCTCTGTACCTCCAATCCCACTCTTCTCTTTATAGCTACAAGCAGCCAAGCCACCCAAACCAACcctctttgttttcttaaacTGATTTGCTTTCTTTCTATTGTATATCTTCTCTTGTTCATTACACATCCTACTCCAAAGTAGGTAAGAAATCACTGGACAGCTTGTTTCAGACTGGTCACTTTGTATTCTTGCTGTCAAAGCTATTCCCCAAAGCTATAGCTTAGGCCTGGGTGATCTATTGGTTTTCCTCAGTATAGAAATCAGTGTCTATACAGCCTGCAGCCTCTTTAGATGTCAGCCCGTCAATCACTTAGAAACTCTGGCCTTTCCTCCCTCACCTAAAGAGAACCACTTACtaaccctccccttccccctccccataACACCTTCTGTGTAGGGAGCACTTACTATGAAGGGCCCTGTAACTGCCTCAATAATTTCTAACAACCCTATGGAGGAACAGAGATACTTCAGtgtaaacaaagaagaaaaatggccTTGTAGAAGTCTCATTTCCAGACTGAAGTCATACGAATGGAAAGTTTGAGACATGGACCCAGCACTGTGTGACTCTAGCAACAGCGAACAAAACTGTCTCCTTGGATGACAAACTCTCAATTCTCCCCCACCTCTGTGCTGTAGCTGTCCTCAGCTTCTGGTCATTCCTCAACATCTCCACACTTCTATCCATACTTCCCCCTGGGCCTCCCCATTCTTAGCCTGGTGAACACTTCCCCATCTTCTAAGCACAACACAGACCACCCTGTTCCCCAGGAAGCCCACTCTGTCCTGGGCCGCAAGCATACCTGGTGATTGCTCTGTGCTCAACACTATGGTGGCACTGTCACAGTGTATATTCTTCTGCTTTACTTGTCTTTCCTCTCCACTGGAATGTTAGTTCACTGTGGACAAAGCCTGTGCCTACTCTGGTTTCCCTAAGTTGAGGATGCTTCCTATAGTCTTGTTAATTAAAATGTGTCTTTGAATGAAGGAGTGAGACAATCTCTGGATTTCCTTTCTCTTGTTGCACCTGGATCAGTTTCAAAGAATCATTAAGTTGTATTTGTCACAAAACCAAGTCAGCTCTCTGGAATAATAATGGACAAAAATCTGAAAGTGTGAAATACTAGGAGGTAAAAATGGATTGGTTTCTGTGCTCTCCTCAGACTTCTTCAATGTAGAAAGCCAAGCAACCCAGCAATTTTCTACCCTGCTCCCTTCCCACTTCCCAGGCTTTTAAACAATTCTCCCTTTGGCCTTTCCTCTCCCTAAGAAGTTCCAGATCTAGGCCATACCTATAAATAATCCCTTTCACTTTGCTGAGAAAACAGGACACAGGTTTGGATATTACAATCATGGAGAGGAGATGATACCTCCCAGGCTTAGAAAAACACTAGATATTAGGAGTACCAGAGTTGTGAGAAGACGACTAGGGCCTATTGTGCGATTCATTCCCTTCGATTAATGCCTAAGCCTCGGATCCTCAAACAAGCCCATATTATGCACCAGCAGCACCGTGCAGGGGCTTAGAAATTCTCCTCATAGAAAtcctctgtgagaatggagtgaGCCTTAGCCAAGTCTGCTGTGGAGGCCTCCTTCAATCCACAGAGGCCTTTATGTGTCTAAACACAGCATAAGGTAAACAGGACTCGTCCTAGGCACAGCTGAGAAGTCAGGCAGTCTGTAATCAACCCCCAGACACCCTTTCTTGCTTTCACAGGTATGGAACCTCAGTCTctgctctcttcccttcccttagaAGATCAAGGACTCCCCAAAGAGGCATTCTTCCTTTAGGGTGTGTACATTACCTTGTTCTCCGTGGGAAGCTAGCATTGCAATGCTTATCTTCAAGAGTAAAGGTATGTTTACACGCTGCACAGCCTCACTGAAGGGGAGCACTTGTCTGCTAGGTGCCAGGCACTATTCAGGGCACttctatttacataaatatattatcttttttgAATCCTTTAAGTAAGCTAGGTACATGGGGATCAGTAACCCATCTTTATGGGTAAGGAAACTGATTGAAGAAACTAGCCAAGGTCAGAGCCAGAGTCTAGTTCCCAAGCCTGTGCTTTCTTAACAGGCCACTCAGGCCTCAGCAAGGTACCTGTAGAACCCTAGAAAGAAGGGCTTAGGACTCCTTCCTCAGAGCTGCTAAGCAGAGCTCAGTCTCCACAGCGCAGCACACCATTCCTGGGCTGGTTCTGGCCCTCAGCATGGTTTACCTCCTTCCACTCCCTGCCTAGCGCTAACTGTACACAACTTCTCTCTCTGGTGCCTTTGATCATGCTGTCCTCTTGTTTGTAGTGAAAACCTCTTCCCATCCCTTGTCTGATTCTACTCATGACTCAGTAGCTCAAAGCacatgtttttttctacttgagtCTGTATTTCCATTTCAATTCTGTGGAAATTTTATCCTAATATAAAGCATGACTCTTCTGTTTGAATGGATTTATTGATCACCTTAATTCTCCACAACCAAAATATGCACTTAAAACACAGattcacttctttctttccccccaTTTAATGCTCTCAAGCAGTTTCGCAACCTTACACTATTGACATTTAAGGTCAGGTAATTCCTTGATGTGTGTGCAGGGAGCTTTCCTCTGTACACAGATGGGTAGGTAGATTTTTGGCCTAAATCCACTAAATGTCAAGTAGGATCTCCAACCCTCTCATCCGCACATGGAGTCATGATAACCCAAAGTGTCTCCAGATATTGCTAAATGTCCCAGGGTGGGGAGGGCAGAGAACAGACCACTGCTCAAGAATAGGCCTTCTCTAGGAAGCACACTCTCTAGCCTGAATGAGGCCTCCCTGCTCTTGGCTGCTAGAGTATCCTGAGTTGACCTCCCCACTATAGTCTGTATACTGTACCAATAATCATGCTGACTTTCCTGTCATGGACTAGGAGCTCCATGAAGATAGGGATTGTAACCCCCAGTTCTGTGCACAGTAACTGCAAATGGATGGCAGACTGCCCAGAGGTCACAAACGCCCAATCCCAGCTCCATCAAGCTGCCAGCCTCTCTATTCTGGCTCCTCTGGTTACCTCCTTCTTTCCTGGCCCAAGCATGGTCTTTACCTTGCTTTTTTCTCATTGTCCAGCATAGTCAGATGTCTACATTTACTGCTCTCATTTCCCATGCTTCTCTTTTTAGACATTCTGGGTTAGCCAAGTTAGCCTCAAAGTTCAGGGTTTCTACTGTTTTGAGGTCTTACTCCAGGCTAGACGGGACTGACTCCTGTCTAGGCCAGAACTGGGGAAGACAGGGAGTGCAAAACACACTGATAGGAAAAAGGCAGTGTAGCCAGACCAGTAAACCCAGAGCCTGGCACTGTgctatttgtttgcttttattgaggtataatgtACAAAAAGCAAAATGTACTACTTTTAAGGGTAcatcctgtttttaaaaacaactatCAATGTACACATACATCCTGGGAGCAAAACAGATAAACTTTCTATACCATGTTCCCTCCTGAAGGAGCAGTTTGGACTAGATAATTTTGAAGTGCCACCGTACAATGAATAAGGGCCTCTCACTGGACACAAGATATGTTATATATTAATGATACCGATAATGTTTACATTTAACTAAACAGAGAAATGTTAATTtgttgcttatttaaaatagttaCAATTCATACCCAATTTCCATGAAAGCCAGTAACTGCTGTGAATAATTATATATAACCATAAATACCTGTTGCACTTATAACTGTGTAAGTTCACTTTACTTCTGTCACACTATTCTGTTTGGGTATACAAAGTCTGGTTATTTCTTGCTGCTGAACATTTCAATACAGACCAGGTGGACATGCAGCAATCCATGAATTATTATAAGCCAAACTTCCTCTCATGCAAACTCAACAACCCAAATCTTATTTAAAATGGTTCTCTTCAACCAACGGTAaatcagcaagtatttatttggTAGCTACAATGTGTATGGCATCAAGCAGGGTGTAGGGGAAATGGGTCAATGAGAGACCAGATCACAGCTTCTGAGACTTCCAATCTAATGATAAGCCTCCTGACTGAAGGAACTGCTCCCATAACCACCTCCTCCATTCTTTGTGCTGCCTTTTAAAGCCACAGGGCTGTTTTCTCAGGAATGCAAACACACAGACTGGGCTATTTTTACTCCCCATGTCTGCCTCAGAAGACTTGTGGAAAGCCTGGCTCTCAGATATGGCCCTGCACCTTCTTACTCACCCATGTGCCCTCTGAGCAGATTCGTACTTTCTGCATGTCCCTGGGGCCATCCTCCAATTCTTGGCTCTGAATctgttcttcttcttgttcttctttcagGGTCAAGTTGAGAGGGTAGGCTGTAGGCTCCATCTCTGAAAACAAGATTTAGTTCAGAAAAATCAGGTGTCACTGTGAACTCTCCAACACCTGTGAGAGGGAGGTGCAGCCACACATAAACTTCTTCAGCCCCAAGCACTGCTCTGGTTGGAATGAAGGCAGGGAATAGCTGGGCCTGGGGAGGAAGGGATTCAGGGAAACCACCAGGAAGCTGGAAAATTCCATATTTCACGATGATAAGAGGAACAGTGGGTAGTTAACATATATAGCTGCCTTCAAGTATTTGAAAAGCTTTCTGTGGCAGAGGGACCAGATTGGTTTGTAGAAATAGACAGGCAGAAATGAGTCTGTACATAGGCATTCCGGGAATAGATTTTACACTGTCCATTGACAGGCATAAGTTCCCCACAGCGTTAGAGGAGGGGCGTTGATTTGCTATCAGTGAAAGCGTCTGAAGGCAGATAACAACACTTACTCAACTGGGTTGGTATTAGAAGCTCATTAAGTTTGGTGAATGGTTATCCCATCTCCTGGACTTTCCAAATTCAAAGGTGGTGTCCCTGAGCCCGttcaaaaatagtcattttgccTTTCCAAAGCTAAGTCAGTGATACACGGTGAGGAGTATGCCTGGATACACGGGAAGATGCAAAACTCTGGTTGCCTCTGGGCGGCAAATTCTCCGTTCCCCTACTCCAAAGGCCAGTATACAAAGGGCCGCGATCCTGCT is a window from the Castor canadensis chromosome 11, mCasCan1.hap1v2, whole genome shotgun sequence genome containing:
- the Pogk gene encoding pogo transposable element with KRAB domain isoform X1, translating into MEPTAYPLNLTLKEEQEEEQIQSQELEDGPRDMQKVRICSEGTWVPALFDEVAIYFSDEEWEVLTEQQKALYREVMRMNYETVLSLEFPFPKPDMITRLEGEEESHNSDEWQLRGTVTENEDSDIKSPDWASPMITSSQIPQPQQLDNFGLHLPRDITLLPEWSEGYPFYMAMGFPAYDLSADDIAGKFQFSRGMRRSYDAGFKLMVVEYAESTNNCQAAKQFGVLEKNVRDWRKVKPQLQNAHAMRRAFRGPKNGRFALVDQRVAEYVRYMQAKGDPITREAMQLKALEIAQEMNIPEKGFKASLGWCRRMMRRYDLSLRHKVPVPPHLPEDLTEKLVTYQQSVLALRRAHDYQVAQMGNADETPICLEVPSRVTVDNQGEKPVLVKTPGREKVKITAMLGVLADGRKLPPYIILRGTYIPPGKFPSGMEIRCHRYGWMTEDLMQDWLEVVWKRRTGAVPKQRGMLILNGFRGHATDSVKSSMERMNTDMVIIPGGLTSQLQVLDVVVYKPLNDSVRAQYSNWLLAGNLALSPTGNAKKPPLGLFLEWVMVAWNSISSESIVQGFKKCHISNNLEEDDVLWEIESELPGGGEPPKECDTESMSEGN
- the Pogk gene encoding pogo transposable element with KRAB domain isoform X2 — protein: MENEDSDIKSPDWASPMITSSQIPQPQQLDNFGLHLPRDITLLPEWSEGYPFYMAMGFPAYDLSADDIAGKFQFSRGMRRSYDAGFKLMVVEYAESTNNCQAAKQFGVLEKNVRDWRKVKPQLQNAHAMRRAFRGPKNGRFALVDQRVAEYVRYMQAKGDPITREAMQLKALEIAQEMNIPEKGFKASLGWCRRMMRRYDLSLRHKVPVPPHLPEDLTEKLVTYQQSVLALRRAHDYQVAQMGNADETPICLEVPSRVTVDNQGEKPVLVKTPGREKVKITAMLGVLADGRKLPPYIILRGTYIPPGKFPSGMEIRCHRYGWMTEDLMQDWLEVVWKRRTGAVPKQRGMLILNGFRGHATDSVKSSMERMNTDMVIIPGGLTSQLQVLDVVVYKPLNDSVRAQYSNWLLAGNLALSPTGNAKKPPLGLFLEWVMVAWNSISSESIVQGFKKCHISNNLEEDDVLWEIESELPGGGEPPKECDTESMSEGN